The Styela clava chromosome 2, kaStyClav1.hap1.2, whole genome shotgun sequence genome contains a region encoding:
- the LOC120336217 gene encoding choline/ethanolamine transporter flvcr2a-like — MQYTVYSIRWMFAAALSIGIFNYEFTTLSYGTVNNVVTSFFEETPYATDALPIIAHAFGIFMTPFLILFAGKIGVRMQLIFGCVCALLGMLFNVLGFISRKTYYLLLIGNSLVGISDGFFYVLPMTLAASWFPVNERATVIGMTWLAGGFGNAFSGALFPGIFGNATDANVGLISSNKIQEVFASTFGVLCFLLFVSTISMWIFAADHPPSPPTAAQQNIIKQQNEEKEANCIVNLKTVVHLLQNRNFLLLTTSRALTVSVFGMTKVLNSSMILKTFPSMSDSFPGLLRTIGACVAALTSFATGRFLDSFGYYKESCIVSFIAIVLCSLGIFLGHYFKNIIAIGILYPLIMAIRLPTGVAIPELLLEATYPINNLILMALYVVPLNFASVLFVSLERLILEIYGEAMASLVPLIANILALFLLLLANPKYKRSAMDERMKSNSVSQRDE, encoded by the exons ATGCAATACACTGTATATTCTATAAGATGGATGTTTGCAGCTGCCTTGAGTATAGGTATATTCAACTATGAGTTTACAACATTATCTTACGGAACCGTGAACAACGTCGTTACCTCATTCTTTGAAGAAACTCCTTACGCAACAGATGCTCTGCCTATCATAGCTCATGCCTTCGGGATATTTATGACACCCTTCTTGATTCTATTCGCAGGAAAAATTGGTGTTCGGATGCAATTGATCTTTGGATGTGTTTGTGCACTCCTTGGAATGCTGTTTAACGTGCTTGGATTTATCAGCAG GAAGACGTACTATTTGCTGCTAATTGGAAACTCCCTTGTTGGAATATCTGACGGATTTTTCTACGTTCTTCCAATGACACTTGCCGCTAGCTGGTTTCCTGTGAATGAAAGGGCAACAGTCATTGGTATGACATGGCTTGCAGGAGGTTTTGGCAATGCCTTTTCTGGCGCACTTTTTCCAGGCATCTTTGGTAATGCCACTGATGCCAACGTAGGGTTAATTTCTTCCAATAAGATTCAAGAAGTTTTTGCGTCAACATTTGGAGTGCTTTGTTTTTTGCTATTCGTATCAACAATTTCCATGTGGATATTTGCTGCTGATCATCCCCCGTCTCCTCCTACCGCTGCAcaacaaaacataataaaacaacaaaatgaggAAAAAGAAGCTAATTGTATAGTAAATTTAAAGACAGTTGTCCATTTGCTACAAAACCGGAATTTTTTGTTGCTAACTACATCCCGTGCATTAACAGTTTCTGTATTTGGTATGACAAAAGTATTGAACTCTTCCATGATACTGAAGACATTTCCAAGCATGTCAGATTCGTTTCCAGGATTGCTACGGACCATTGGAGCATGTGTAGCAGCTCTCACATCTTTCGCGACAGGAAGATTCTTGGATAGCTTCGGTTACTACAAGGAGTCGTGTATAGTAT cATTCATTGCAATAGTTTTGTGCTCACTTGGAATATTCCTCGGTCATTACTTCAAAAACATCATTGCTATCGGAATATTATATCCTTTAATAATGGCTATAAGATTGCCGACTGGAGTCGCCATACCTGAATTGCTGCTTGAAGCTACATATCCTATCAATAATCTAATATTGATGGCACTGTACGTCGTGCCGCTTAATTTCGCTTCAGTACTGTTCGTTTCTTTGGAACGACTCATATTAGAAATTTACGGCGAAGCAATGGCGTCATTGGTGCCCCTGATAGCTAATATCTTAGCTTTATTTCTACTTTTACTCGCAAATCCGAAGTACAAACGAAGTGCAATGGATGAAAGAATGAAATCAAACTCGGTATCTCAGAGAGATGAATAA
- the LOC144419887 gene encoding uncharacterized protein LOC144419887 isoform X2 — protein MSGRRFLDSKRPKEIGNLYIGCNNVNINNRGKSTEFQAKRQGTDIAENVFIGCHNVKKDDREATCKVQVGGGIPGTETSIVTARNTKNFNLSSSDSNMTLRTAGLKGSSAGFVVLDRVEGGTLDFTSDSSADTNRTK, from the exons atgTCGGGAAGACGATTTTTGGATTCAAAGAGACCGAAAGAGATTGGCAATTTATATATTGGATGTAACAATGTTAATATCAACAACAGAGGAAAATCGACAGAGTTCC AAGCCAAAAGACAAGGAACTGACATTGCAGAAAACGTTTTCATTGGATGCCACAATGTGAAGAAAGATGACAGAGAAGCAACATGCAAAGTTCAAG TTGGAGGAGGCATACCCGGCACCGAAACATCTATCGTAACTGCACGAAATACAAAGAATTTCAATCTATCTTCAAGTGACAGTAATATGACACTGAGAACAGCGGGTTTAAAAG GTTCAAGCGCAGGATTTGTAGTTCTCGATAGAGTGGAGGGTGGAACACTGGATTTTACTTCTGATTCTTCCGCAGACACCAACCGAACTAAATAG
- the LOC144419887 gene encoding uncharacterized protein LOC144419887 isoform X1, which yields MSGRRFLDSKRPKEIGNLYIGCNNVNINNRGKSTEFQAKRQGTDIAENVFIGCHNVKKDDREATCKVQGCTTGSASMDVFEGCSGVTIQHKNTIKEVVGGGIPGTETSIVTARNTKNFNLSSSDSNMTLRTAGLKGSSAGFVVLDRVEGGTLDFTSDSSADTNRTK from the exons atgTCGGGAAGACGATTTTTGGATTCAAAGAGACCGAAAGAGATTGGCAATTTATATATTGGATGTAACAATGTTAATATCAACAACAGAGGAAAATCGACAGAGTTCC AAGCCAAAAGACAAGGAACTGACATTGCAGAAAACGTTTTCATTGGATGCCACAATGTGAAGAAAGATGACAGAGAAGCAACATGCAAAGTTCAAG GTTGCACTACCGGTTCTGCGTCCATGGATGTATTTGAAGGATGTAGTGGAGTAACGATACAACACAAAAATACTATTAAAGAAGTTG TTGGAGGAGGCATACCCGGCACCGAAACATCTATCGTAACTGCACGAAATACAAAGAATTTCAATCTATCTTCAAGTGACAGTAATATGACACTGAGAACAGCGGGTTTAAAAG GTTCAAGCGCAGGATTTGTAGTTCTCGATAGAGTGGAGGGTGGAACACTGGATTTTACTTCTGATTCTTCCGCAGACACCAACCGAACTAAATAG